The following coding sequences are from one Rhineura floridana isolate rRhiFlo1 chromosome 2, rRhiFlo1.hap2, whole genome shotgun sequence window:
- the TMEM258 gene encoding transmembrane protein 258 translates to MELETMSRYTSPVNPAVFPHLTVVLLAIGMFFTAWFFVYEVTSTKYTRDIYKELLISLVASLFMGFGVLFLLLWVGIYV, encoded by the exons ATG GAGCTTGAGACGATGAGCAGATACACCAGCCCAGTGAATCCCGCTGTCTTTCCACACCTCACTGTGGTGCTGCTGGCCATTGGAATGTTCTTCACCGCCTGGTTCTTCGT ATATGAAGTGACGTCCACTAAGTACACCCGGGACATTTATAAGGAACTGCTCATCTCTCTGGTGGCTTCACTCTTTATGGGCTTTGGGGTACTCTTCTTACTGCTATGGGTCGGAATCTATGTGTGA
- the FEN1 gene encoding flap endonuclease 1 — protein MGIHGLAKLIADIAPGAIRENDIKSYFGRKVAIDASMSIYQFLIAVRQGADMLQNEEGETTSHLMGMFYRTIRMVENGIKPAFVFDGKPPQLKSGELAKRTERRAEAEKQLQEAKEAGEEENVEKFSKRLVKVTKQHNDECKKLLTLMGIPYVDAPGEAEASCAALVKASKVYAAATEDMDCLTFGSPVLMRHLTASEAKKLPIQEFHLNRILQDMSLTQEEFVDLCILLGCDYCESIRGIGPKRAVELIKQYKSIEKIVQHIDAKKYPMPENWLHKEAQQLFLAPEVVDPEAVELKWSEPDEEGLISFLCGEKQFNEERIRNGIKRLNKSRQGSTQGRLDDFFKITGSITSVKRKEPEPKGSAKKKAKGSSAVTSKFKRGK, from the coding sequence ATGGGGATCCATGGTCTGGCCAAACTGATTGCCGATATAGCTCCTGGTGCCATTCGAGAGAATGACATTAAGAGTTACTTTGGCCGGAAGGTGGCCATTGATGCATCTATGAGTATTTATCAGTTCCTGATTGCTGTAAGACAGGGAGCTGACATGCTGCAGAATGAAGAAGGTGAGACCACAAGCCACTTGATGGGCATGTTCTACCGCACCATCCGCATGGTGGAAAATGGCATCAAGCCTGCCTTTGTCTTTGATGGCAAACCCCCACAGTTGAAATCAGGCGAACTGGCCAAGCGCACTGAGCGCCGAGCTGAGGCAGAGAAGCAGCTGCAAGAGGCTAAAGAGGCAGGTGAGGAGGAAAATGTAGAAAAATTCAGCAAGAGGCTTGTTAAGGTGACCAAACAGCACAACGATGAGTGTAAGAAACTACTGACCTTGATGGGCATCCCTTATGTAGATGCACCTGGTGAGGCTGAAGCTAGCTGTGCTGCACTAGTGAAAGCGAGCAAGGTCTATGCAGCTGCTACTGAGGATATGGATTGCTTGACCTTTGGTAGCCCTGTGCTAATGCGACATCTTACAGCTAGTGAGGCGAAGAAACTACCCATTCAGGAATTCCATTTGAACCGCATTCTTCAGGATATGAGCCTGACTCAGGAGGAGTTTGTGGACCTTTGTATATTGCTGGGTTGTGACTACTGTGAGAGCATTCGTGGTATTGGGCCAAAGCGTGCCGTGGAGCTTATCAAGCAGTACAAGAGCATAGAAAAGATTGTTCAGCATATAGATGCCAAGAAGTATCCTATGCCTGAGAATTGGTTGCACAAGGAGGCCCAACAGCTTTTCCTGGCACCTGAAGTTGTAGACCCAGAAGCTGTGGAGCTGAAATGGAGTGAGCCAGATGAGGAAGGTCTTATCAGTTTCTTGTGTGGGGAGAAGCAGTTCAATGAAGAAAGAATCCGTAATGGGATCAAGAGACTGAACAAAAGTCGCCAGGGTAGCACTCAGGGCAGATTAGATGACTTTTTTAAGATTACTGGCTCCATCACTTCAGTCAAACGCAAGGAGCCAGAACCCAAGGGATCTGCTAAGAAGAAAGCAAAGGGTAGTAGTGCAGTAACATCCAAGTTTAAAAGAGGAAAGTAA